The Ostrea edulis chromosome 1, xbOstEdul1.1, whole genome shotgun sequence genomic sequence TCTATGAGCAATACTTAATGTTGTCACAGGAGTTACATGATTCAGAAGGGGAAGCTAAAGCTTGCTTTAATCTTGGATATGCTCATTTTGCTTTGGGGAATCACCTTGAAGCTGTGAGATACTATGAACAGGATATGTCAATAGCCAGAGAGTTAAAAGACCAACTAGGCATGGGCAGGGCATATTGTAACTTGGGACTTGCCCATAAAGCTTTACATGACTATCAAGAATCATTAGAGTGTCAGAGGAACTGTTTAACTATCATGAAAAATGTCAAGAACACAAAAGGAATTTTCAGAGCACTAGGAAATATTGGGGATGTTTTGTTGAAAATGGGTGATGTGACAGAATCCATAGCAATATACAAAGAACAGTTACAAATGGCTAAAAAATCAAATAGTAAAGATTTAATAGCAACTTCTTATGGTGCACTGGGTGCTGCTCATCGGAATCTTGGGCAGTATGATAAAGCTTTAGGTTACCATACTCAGGAGCTTAGTATAAGGCAAGATATGGATGACCGTCGTGGTGAGTGCAGGGCACATGGTAACTTAGGAAATGTTCATATGTCTCTGGGACATTACATGGATGCATTTAAGTGTTATGAGGAACAGTTGGAGAAAGCTAGGGAGTTGCACAATAGCTCCCTAGAAGCACAGGCCTGTGGAAATCTTGCAATAACAAAAATGAATATGAATTGTTTTGAAGATGCAATAGGACTATTTGAACAGCAGTTAGCCATGTTAGAGCAAGTGAGTTGTGCAGCTTCCATATTTGACAAAGGTCGGGCTTTGGGCAATCTCGGTGACTGCTATGAAGCCCTGGGAGATTTTGATGAATCTGTGAAATGTCATGAACAGTATCTTGCAATATCTCAACAAGCCAAcagtttatctgatcaagacaaAGCATACAGGGGTCTTGGAAATGCCCACAGAAATATGGGCAACCTCCAGCAAGCCTTAGTGTGCTTTGAGAAAAGACTTGTAGTGGCTCATGAACTCAACAGTAGCTCAGCCAAAGCATCAGCCTATGGTGAGTTGGGCTGTTTGCATAGCCTTCTGGGTAACTTTGAGCAGGCTATTTCCTGTCTGCAGCACCAGTTGAGCATTGCACAAGAGATGGAAGATAGAAGATGTGAGGGAGAGGCTGCCTGTGGATTGGGAGGAGTTTATCAGAACATGGGAGATTATGATAAGGCTCTAGAGTACCATCAGATGGACCTGCAGATAGCCGAACAGACAAGCAACTCCACATATCAATGCAAGTATCTTTCTTTGTCACAGACATTTCAGGAGCAGATAGGGGGCAACATCTAATTAACAATGATTAATCAGAAGAAGTTAAGAGTTTGAGTGGAAATTGATCCTTGTATAGTTTTCTCCACATGGATCTGAAATTGTCATGGAATGTATTTTATATTCCATCTGAAACTTGTAAGAATTTTATAATTGAATTGTGATTTTAGGTCGAGCCTATGGAAATCTCGGTCTCACCCACGAGTCACTTGGAAACTTTGAGGATGCGATACAGTACCAGGAGCAGCACTTGAGTATTGCAGCTCAGCTGAATGACAGAGTGGCAAAAACACTGGCTTACAGCAGTCTTGGTAAATATGGGAAATTTATTGTTTTAGATTGACTGCATTAGGTCTGGTGTTATCTGTATATCCTAAAGCTGGGGGGGGTTAAGTGCTTTTTCACATTAAAGCCTACACACATGTTTAAGTCGATAAAATTGCCTTATTTTTAGCTGTGATTTAGTATTCATGGAAATACTTTGATTTGTCTAGGTCGTGTTCACCTTGCACTGAATAACCACACTCAATCAGTAGAGTATTTGCGACAAGGTCTTACTATCGCTGAACAGTTGGGAAGAAGAGAAGATGAGGCGAAGATACGCCATCGCCTTGGACTGTCCCTCTGGGGTAAAGGAGATCTGGATGAGTGTCAACAGCAGTTGTACAGGGCCACAGATCTATTTGAGAGCATTCGACGGGACGGCCAGCTCAACAGCGAGTACAAGATGTCCCTGTTTGACCTTCAGACTGCCTGTTATCAGGCACTGCAGGTAAAAAGATGTGTCAACATAACATTTATCATATTTGTTGACATTTAGCAGATATATTAAGGATTTTCCAAACCCTATCATTTACTTCTCAGAGGGAGACTTTGTATCTGGTTAATTTGTACAGTCATGACTTACTGTAGATAATGACACTCAAGAGAGCATTCAACTCTCCAACAACATGAAAATTGCTTTAATCTTTATGAACTAACATTTTATATAATCTCCTTATGACAGCGTGTACTGGTGTCAATGAATCGGCATGAGGAGGCTCTCGTTATGGCTGAGCGAGCCTGCACGAGGGCTTTCATCGACTATCTGCTGGAGAGACAGGCAGGAAGCGAAGGGATGTTCCGCAATGACATTGACCCCGCCCCCATCACATGTGAACAGATTGTCAACATTGTTGCAAAGCAGAAGTCTTTGGTCCTATGTTACTCCATAGCAGCAGGATATCTGTATAGCTGGCTTCTGACTCCTGACAATGGTAGGCAGGAAAACTAATCTCAGAATGAAAAAATTCACAGTAAATGAAAACCATCCTAAGGGTCATGGAGATCAGAAAGGAACATTGTATAACAATTAGTAGCTTGATAGAAATTAAGTCATAAGTGACTGATCAAAAAGCATTAAAAACAATTTCACTGACATTCTTTAAAATCTATATAGCTTCATACATTaccattattattttattttaaaaaaccccaatgaatttcataataacCTTGTTAACACTAGTAAAATATAAATTCAGTACACACCCCTTTGTGTTACTTGCAGTACatgtttaatacatgtatatttcatgaattaCAGGCATTGTCAAGTTCCATGAAACCAACATGTCTGAGCTGGAGACCGACTACGGGGAACACAGCGACACGCTGAGCATGAGGAGCGTTAATTTTGGGTCGTGTTCCGTTTTAGACCAGTATGTGGGACACGTCAGAGAGTCCATGGGAATAGAAAGCCACACTCCAAAGTAAGCAACAAATGCAGTGAAGGATGGGGTCTTCTCATATTCATTTAGATGCTATGAGATGTGATATTTTGTATGGAATAACTATAGAATATAtacttcagaaataaatttcatttctgaaaatacatgagggtatgaactgcataATTCTTaacaccagcatacttcatgaagcgtgtCAGCTTGGCGAGACACTGGCTAACTTTGTATATGTTTATCTTTAGATGTTGAAGTAGTAAATATACATTCATTTCTCTTCCTAGGAACAACATCAGCCGAGAGAGTGAGACAGACAGCGAATCCGATGACGTCTGGCAACAACACCTGGAGGAACTTGGTGACAAGCTCAATGCTGAAAATGACAGGACAGGATTTCTGAGGATGGTCAACCGGAATCACAAACTCAACAGCAGCAACTACAGTCTCAGTAGCATGTTCAGTCTGTCAACCAACTTCACCACAGCCAGCTTCAACATGCACAGAAATTCCAGTCTCCGCTTGAAGTCCCAGGCCTCCAGTAGGGCTCCCTTGTCTGTGTTATACCAAGTATTGATAGCTCCCATGGAGGAAGCCATCGCTACGGTGTCTGAAGAATGGGGTGGTGGACCTATTGATCTGGTCCTTGTTTTGCAGGGAGAACTCTATCTGATTCCATTTCCTGTGTTACGGAAGGAACAAAATCAGGAGTACATGTTTGAAcgttttaatttgaatatcatGCCGTCCATAACTGCTCTTTCTAATGGCCAGAAACGTGACCGTCATGGTCGACCTGTGATTGATTCCTCTGGAGCTGTCATCATTGGAAATCCTAAAATGTCATCTTCTGTCAGTCAAGGGTGGTGTTTCAAAGACATTCCAGGATCAGAATATGAAGCTAGAATTGTGGGAGAACTTTTGACTAGCCGTCCACTCATTGGAGCAGAAGCTAACAAGGCTGTTGTCATGAATCAGATTGAACAAGTTGAGGTCATCCACTTTGCCACTCATTTATCATGGAAACTTTCCTCAATTGTGTTGTCACCTAGTGATAATTTGACCACCCAGCACTCTTTTCCCTCCATTGACTCGGATGACAGTTCTAGTGATATGGGAGGCTTTGATGGACCTTCGTTATCAGAATATCTTCTCACGGCTGCTGATATTCTAAACCTCAAACTTCATGCAAAACTAGTTGTGTTAAGTTCCGGGTATACGGATGACCGTGCAGGCCGCATAAACTCTGATGGAGTAGTTGGACTCACTCGAGCTCTATTGAGTGCCGGTGCCAAGTGTGTTCTTTATTCTCTCTGGCCAGTTCCTGATGGTGCTGCCAAACTTTTGATGAGGAATTTCTACACTGCTCTCCAGGAAGGTCGAAGGGTCACACAAGCTCTGTCACATGGCATCAAGTCTGTTCAGTCTACAAAACAGTTCTCCCATCCAGCAAACTGGGGAGGGTGGATACTTGTTGGACACGATATTAAACTCAGCAGTAAGATCGCTTTAATGGGACATGCTATATGTGAACTACTACAGTCACAGAACCAGTGCAGAGAAGCCATGAGAGTCCTACTGCATCTGGTAAGACTCGCATATTCTGAACTTGTGTAAAGGGAGAAACAACATTCTTTATAAACTTAGTATGTAATGATTGAGGGATGGAAATTTTTGAGAAAGCTTTATCTGACACAGAATTATCTCCCACAGTctgtatattatacatgtgtattagcagttgatatattttcatgtctGGCTGTCTTCATTTTAATTGTGATAATTTATAATCATtcctaaaatatgaaattctataTTTATGATACCGGTATGAAATTCTATATTTAGGATACCGGTATGAAATTCTATATTTAGGATACCGGTATGAAATTCTATATTTAGGATACCGGTATGAAATTCTATATTTATGATGCCGGTATTGAATCACACTGACAATACTACATTCAGTTGGACTTTGTTATCTCAAACATCGTTATCTCAAACattgatatctcaaataccatggatatgtcgaagtgattcagaagtcccaaccacttattctttaaatattttaccctcgatatctcGAATCCTCGAATATCTCGGAAGTTTTTTCTCGGTCCCGTCTAgtttgagataatgaggtttgactgtatctATGATTGTGCAAAATCAGCTCTAGATTTTGGATTTGTTGAAACCAGaacatgtacagtacatgtactcttaCATTTTCTCTCCAGATTGAGAAATCCCTACAAAGAATTCATCAGGGTATAAAGAATTCTATGTACACAACTTGCCAGTCCATTGAGAACAAGGTGGGAGGGATTCCGGGTTGGAAGGATCTTCTTCAGGCTGTGGGATTCCGGTTTGAGGCGGCTAGGAACGGGTTGCCACCAGCAGTGTTCTTTCCACAGACTGATCCAGGGGACCGTCTGACGCAGGCCAGTGCCAGCCTGCAAGCTCTTCTTGGTATGTAAAAACGTCTtatcaagagagataactcaatgTTGCTCAGTGAATTTTAACCAGCTTTACTTCTGCATCACCCGAGTTCTAATGTAGTATTGTTGAATTCTAATTTCATAGGTTTACCACCAAGTTGTTTGACTGCTTTGTCCAAATTCCTTCCAAACTATGAAGCTGGAGAGGCCTATATTCTAGTAGTAAGTCAATattcaaatgtttgaatttatatattgatgacaGAGCATAGTAGTTACATAAATTGTTAATGATTCTATTGTAGATCAGGGATATTCTGAGCAAGATGGCAGCTAAGGAGTCTAACATTGATGTACAAATCTGTGTCAGTCTCTGGCGCATGACTGGTTGTCATGAGTTCTTGGCTTCTTTAGGTAAACAATGGCAATATCTACAAGTAAAGATTATTCCATTTTTCGTTTTCTGATCTGAACTTTTCGTCAtagttgattttcaatttaaacaatggTTTGATCATGTACAGGTTTGGACTTGGTAGAAGTTGGAAAAGATGAAGTCACCCTTAGATTAGGAAAACAAGCTAATCGTCGCCAACTTCAGTTTGCTCTTCAGTCTTTGGTTGCTGTTTTCGGTAAGTGAAGAGATCTAAATGAGAAAGAAAATCTCACATGCTACGTGCTCTGGGTTTACTAAGTTGGCATTCAATCCACATTAGCCTGCAAATAGATTGAGTTTAATGAAGTTTTCTGCTGTTTCAGACACACAAGAGGCACCCAAGTCCCTGTCTGTGGACAGTTCCAGCAGTCTAGAAAGTTTGTCATCCTCCCACAGTGGCTCTACCTCAACCTCCAACTTTTCTAAGGGAAGCACTCCTCCATTGTCCCCCCGGAGCAGTAGGAAAAAGTCCCTCTTCAACCCTGCCGAAATGGAAAAGATGAGAATAATGAACAAGATGCAACTAATGCACCAAGTAAGTCTTGTTTTGTGTCTAACAGTGTAAATCTCATTACACGTCCTGTGGTATAAGTCTTGTTTTGTGTCTAACAGTGTAAATCTCATTACACGTCTTGTGGTATAAGTCTTGCTTCATGTCGTGTGGTATAAGTTTGTTTAATGGACGAAGACAGCCATCACTAAtgtttaaactatattttttgTGTTTCCTCTTTTCAGGGAGGGCTTTCAGGAAGGAAGGTCAGGTCTAGAAATCAGAGGACGGACCCCTCTATCTACCTCAGTCACCAAAACCGAATACGTAATATGTACGGACCTGCAGGCACCACCTTATCGCATCATTCCCACCACAATGATATTCACGATCTTCAGGAGATAAGTGAGAATAGTGAAAGTGAGACAGATGGCCATACCAGTTCTGGAAACAGCTGGAAGGAATGCAGGATGACTGTGTCTACAAATTCTGACAGCGAGTGCAGCACCATTCCCGATGCTAGAACACCCGATCGTGATATGTTGCAGTCCAGCACAGAACATTACAGTCTCTCAGATGGATTAATTACACAGTCTCTTAGCAGTCAGGAATATACTTATTCATATCCGGGTAAATCAAGTGGAAGCGGAGGCTCCGATTCTTTGGAACATGAGGAGTATGATTTCAGCAGACAGAATAGTGGATACAGTGATGTCAGTGTTTCTAGTTCTGCCCGAGATGGGCACATGTCGCATCGTCCTTCAAACTTCGACAGATATGATGTTCATAGGAGCTCAGATCTGTCTAATATAAGTAGTGCTTGTGAGGCTGAACCTCAGAATTCTCTCTCTGACAGTGGAAGTGATGTGTTCCAAAGAAATGATGCTTTGAGACAGTCGGATACGTCTGATACCAGTGGAATAAGTGATGCGAATGGATTACCAAATGAACTTCCAGAGGCAATGATTAATAAAAATGTGGAGCCATTGCCAAATGAGTCAGGATTTCATTCAGAGGTTACGTCATCAAATCAGAGTGATGCTAGTCAGCAGAGCATTGATGTGACAAAGCTTGGACATAAGGAGTTGGCTCTCCGCATTAATGCTGATGTCGATAATTACAGAGAAAAGCTAGAACAGATCCAGAGAGAAAGCATAGCTTCATCCAGACAAGAGGCTATAGCACTGCGTAAGGAATTTCATAGTTCACAGCAAATTAGTGCACCTCCTCAACGAAGAAATGGACATCCTAGTGATGATAGAAGTGTTACAGGAAAACAGTTTTCTTTGGAAGGAAAACGACCACCTCCTATTCCCCAGAAACCAAAATCATTTCAACCCTACATGGAAAACCCTTCACAGAACTCACCTCAAAGTGCCAATGtgaaaaatactcagccattatCAGCTCAAGAGTTCAATAAAGTGAACTCAATAGTGTCCAGGATAAACTCTTTAGCTGTACAACAAAATCTTCAATCTAGCAATATTTCTGCTTTTACAAGTTCATCaccaaaatcaaaatttcccaCAGAGAATGATCAGATGGCAGATAAAACTTTACAAGATCTTGCAAAAGGAGGCGTCACAAGAGATGCCACCTCTTTCCTCAGTTCTATACATTCCCAAAATCAGCCCAGGCCAGACAGTAAAATGAGTGTGAGCTCTTCAGCATCGTCATTAGCAACAGTGATTCATAACCCTAACGTCCGTGTGAAAATTCCTCCATCAAACACCAAACACCCGCAGCCACCTTCCCCAATGCATAATAGTCAAACTAGTACTCCTGAGATTCCTGAATCTCCTGCCAGTGGAGGAGGAAATGGACATCCTTTACACGATATCAGTTTTAACAGTTCGCACAGTTCAATGAGAGGAATGAGTCCAAAATCAATTCTCAATTCTTCTCCGAGCTGTTTACGTGAGAAGAGTAAGAAACCGAAGAAGAGAGTGAGTTTCTCAGACTCTGAACCCAGTGATTTAGACTCCTCTAGCACACAAAACTCCAATAGGGCTAGCCCAGTGACCCCTGTGAATTTCCCAATTAACCCTGCAGACAGACTCAAAAGTAACAACTTCATTAGCTCAAAACAACCTATTCGTATATCAGGGAACCATCTTACCAATACCACTAACCAGTATCCACCAATGAAAACCTTTAGGAATGGTAGTGTTCCTACGGCAATGGAAAGTTTCTACATGAATGGTACTGTGAGAGGTGGAGTTGTTGTTAATGGAAATCAAAAACCCAGTGCAATGGAGCTCAAAAATAGTGCTCATCCCACTTATAAAGCCAACATGGTTCAAGGTGGTGGCAATTCTGGTGGCCCGGGCACCAGGACCTCTGACCAGATCAGACAGTTGTACCTGGGACGAGGCGGGAGGTCTCAAGTTTTACAATCGTCAAAGTGCTAACTTCTCTGTGATTTTTTCCTTTAACAAAACATTTAAGAAAAGTCtgatatacattatattttgtgatattcACTTGCTCATCTACCTTACATCTCCTTTTACATcacatctaaaaaaaataatttcatgcaTTATTTTTACTGCGAAATTTTTTTTGGATATCAAATCAATAATTTCAAAGGAAGAATGTATTAAATACATGGATGTCGGTACAAAGGTTTTTAAGACATGCTGCctatcattgattttttttctatgcaTTTTTTACTTGTACAATGTGATTCATATCATTccaatatttttcatatataataatttattttttgaataTTGTCCTTGTAAATATACCATATTTACTTCTCAGAAAAAGCTCATCCACATGCTTGTATATAAATGAACATCTGTATCTTGATCTAGCAATATTTCTATGCATTTTATTTAACATTGTGGGGTAGCCTCATTTAAGATGCTACttaatgtacaataaaatattctAATATATATAACTGTTTCATGTCATTTTTGTGTACCAAGGTGAAAAAGGGACACAAACAGGCACCTGCTGCTGAAGATGGCTGAGGTGGAATTACAAGCAaactgattaaaaccagccccccttCTATCATCattctgattaaaaccagccccccttCTCCAATCGTGACGAGgataggagaagggggggggggggggggggggggggggctggttttaatcagactggaaTTACAAGGAAACTATGCTTTCTTTTGGAGGTTATTACTTAAGTAATAAAAGTTTTAAgttatttgtattataaaagCAATGGAAACATGGATTGGTAATTTGTTTTATCAGCTTTGAAATTACCCCATGCTTCCAAAGTTTTTCTAACCCCATAAACCAAGACGTTTAAATAccttatatgtatatatatgtggtaatttgtaaacttttttaATGGAAGATGAACTAGCGTGGCATGTATGCTGTGCCATCATTGATCACAATACTGATAGTCATATCCCCACTAAAGCACTGAAGCTCAATTATGACACCAAATTGAATTTAACTTTTTATTAACTCAAATCAAGCTCAGTATTACCATGGTATTGGATGAGAATGGCCGGAAAACTTTTGTAGGAATCTTGGGAGACAACTAGTATACCAATGAACGGTGGGAAAATGTAGTAGCCCCGCTTTGATGCGAGTACCAGGAAGGCCCCTAAGCTTAACATGTCTTATATTTCAAACCATCCATGATGGCCAGGTACACAAGACCCAGCTTTTTCACCCTGTCTCTAGCTTGCTACctgtataaataataataatgattggttttatatagtgCTTTTCCAGCGtgtgctgctcaaagcgctttacaatgcattattaccctggcagaccttatatcaatctagaactttctcagcctcctaggaagcatacagtgcaagctacCATTACAAgtgctagagcactaacattctaacaatatctttcactgtctatagccaggtaccccttttacacttgggtggagtgaggaaattcatgtaaagtgcctttcccaaggacacaacgtcggccctgccacgaccaggactcgaacccacgatctTTCGGTCGAGTCTGATgacctaaccactaggccaccgacgcccTTCCAATCACCGTTCCACTTTAATTCTGACAGGCTTGTAGCCTCTCCTCCTTTTTACAGAGGTAGAGGGTCCTAGCTCAGAACCGCATCAGACCCCAAGCATTAAAAGCAATGCACAATGACAGATCACCCAGCCACGAGTACCCCTTGTGCTTTGATGCAGGTGGGGTAACGGAAACACAGGCTAATTTGTTTTATCAGCTTTGGAATTACCCTATGTTTCCAAATTTTTCTAACCCCCATAAAAGAAAGAACGTAGACATGTTATAACTTATATGTGGTAGTTTATAATTTAACTTGTTTCTTTCCATTAATATAGAGAGGTTTTAAGTTGAAAGGTCATTGCATAAATGCACAATAAGTGACTAATGAGAAAGTCCTTAACCACTGCCATGCTTAACACAATCTGAGGAACTATCTTTCTTAAAGAGACAAATGTTGGGGCTTAGAAGGATTAACAGCACCATGT encodes the following:
- the LOC125667913 gene encoding tetratricopeptide repeat protein 28-like isoform X3, translating into MPGAFQAYLREGVALQNLGQHGEALAAFGAGLVQDANNTNLITGLIDAALKSPLKDKLGPTFNQLQKLKLNQSAFVIISVIGQELLAAGHYSAAVSMLEAALQIGTCSLKLRGSVFSALSSAYWGLGSIDTAISYMQHDLSVAKSLGDHDGECRAYGNLGSAYFSKGHYKEALSNHRYQLALAMKLKQRQAAASALGSLGHVYTAIGDYPNALQSHKQCLFLMKQSGDKLQEAREIGNAGAVYLAMGEFSSAVECHNKHLQIAKNLKNSVEEARAYSNLGSAFHYKRDYQKAISYHRQVLQIAEGRQDKTLEARAYAGLGHAARCMMDYENARKYHEKQLDNALQTKDKVAEGRACSNLGIIFHQLCEYNSALKLHQVHLRIAKELGDNASQGRAYGNLGNAYCALKNYEQAAKYHKHELQISSQVNDRHSEGATHGNLAVAYQALGMVDKAQFHYTTHLNISKELKDTPSEARALCNLGNFHSSRGDYSSAVRFYEQYLMLSQELHDSEGEAKACFNLGYAHFALGNHLEAVRYYEQDMSIARELKDQLGMGRAYCNLGLAHKALHDYQESLECQRNCLTIMKNVKNTKGIFRALGNIGDVLLKMGDVTESIAIYKEQLQMAKKSNSKDLIATSYGALGAAHRNLGQYDKALGYHTQELSIRQDMDDRRGECRAHGNLGNVHMSLGHYMDAFKCYEEQLEKARELHNSSLEAQACGNLAITKMNMNCFEDAIGLFEQQLAMLEQVSCAASIFDKGRALGNLGDCYEALGDFDESVKCHEQYLAISQQANSLSDQDKAYRGLGNAHRNMGNLQQALVCFEKRLVVAHELNSSSAKASAYGELGCLHSLLGNFEQAISCLQHQLSIAQEMEDRRCEGEAACGLGGVYQNMGDYDKALEYHQMDLQIAEQTSNSTYQCRAYGNLGLTHESLGNFEDAIQYQEQHLSIAAQLNDRVAKTLAYSSLGRVHLALNNHTQSVEYLRQGLTIAEQLGRREDEAKIRHRLGLSLWGKGDLDECQQQLYRATDLFESIRRDGQLNSEYKMSLFDLQTACYQALQRVLVSMNRHEEALVMAERACTRAFIDYLLERQAGSEGMFRNDIDPAPITCEQIVNIVAKQKSLVLCYSIAAGYLYSWLLTPDNGIVKFHETNMSELETDYGEHSDTLSMRSVNFGSCSVLDQYVGHVRESMGIESHTPKNNISRESETDSESDDVWQQHLEELGDKLNAENDRTGFLRMVNRNHKLNSSNYSLSSMFSLSTNFTTASFNMHRNSSLRLKSQASSRAPLSVLYQVLIAPMEEAIATVSEEWGGGPIDLVLVLQGELYLIPFPVLRKEQNQEYMFERFNLNIMPSITALSNGQKRDRHGRPVIDSSGAVIIGNPKMSSSVSQGWCFKDIPGSEYEARIVGELLTSRPLIGAEANKAVVMNQIEQVEVIHFATHLSWKLSSIVLSPSDNLTTQHSFPSIDSDDSSSDMGGFDGPSLSEYLLTAADILNLKLHAKLVVLSSGYTDDRAGRINSDGVVGLTRALLSAGAKCVLYSLWPVPDGAAKLLMRNFYTALQEGRRVTQALSHGIKSVQSTKQFSHPANWGGWILVGHDIKLSSKIALMGHAICELLQSQNQCREAMRVLLHLIEKSLQRIHQGIKNSMYTTCQSIENKVGGIPGWKDLLQAVGFRFEAARNGLPPAVFFPQTDPGDRLTQASASLQALLGLPPSCLTALSKFLPNYEAGEAYILVIRDILSKMAAKESNIDVQICVSLWRMTGCHEFLASLGLDLVEVGKDEVTLRLGKQANRRQLQFALQSLVAVFDTQEAPKSLSVDSSSSLESLSSSHSGSTSTSNFSKGSTPPLSPRSSRKKSLFNPAEMEKMRIMNKMQLMHQGGLSGRKVRSRNQRTDPSIYLSHQNRIRNMYGPAGTTLSHHSHHNDIHDLQEISENSESETDGHTSSGNSWKECRMTVSTNSDSECSTIPDARTPDRDMLQSSTEHYSLSDGLITQSLSSQEYTYSYPGKSSGSGGSDSLEHEEYDFSRQNSGYSDVSVSSSARDGHMSHRPSNFDRYDVHRSSDLSNISSACEAEPQNSLSDSGSDVFQRNDALRQSDTSDTSGISDANGLPNELPEAMINKNVEPLPNESGFHSEVTSSNQSDASQQSIDVTKLGHKELALRINADVDNYREKLEQIQRESIASSRQEAIALRKEFHSSQQISAPPQRRNGHPSDDRSVTGKQFSLEGKRPPPIPQKPKSFQPYMENPSQNSPQSANVKNTQPLSAQEFNKVNSIVSRINSLAVQQNLQSSNISAFTSSSPKSKFPTENDQMADKTLQDLAKGGVTRDATSFLSSIHSQNQPRPDSKMSVSSSASSLATVIHNPNVRVKIPPSNTKHPQPPSPMHNSQTSTPEIPESPASGGGNGHPLHDISFNSSHSSMRGMSPKSILNSSPSCLREKSKKPKKRVSFSDSEPSDLDSSSTQNSNRASPVTPVNFPINPADRLKSNNFISSKQPIRISGNHLTNTTNQYPPMKTFRNGSVPTAMESFYMNGTVRGGVVVNGNQKPSAMELKNSAHPTYKANMVQGGGNSGGPGTRTSDQIRQLYLGRGGRSQVLQSSKC